A part of Rhipicephalus microplus isolate Deutch F79 chromosome 8, USDA_Rmic, whole genome shotgun sequence genomic DNA contains:
- the LOC119165369 gene encoding trypsin Tyr p 3.0101-like, whose protein sequence is MPWMVHTVTKYKIQQTYVQLACGGTILSRNFILTAAHCVSFGYQRPWSIDVRYNSTYLEEGPIASAKDVIRHPRFSMTTIANDIALVKSNYKP, encoded by the exons ATGCCATGGATG GTACATACGGTCACGAAATACAAGATTCAACAAACATACGTGCAACTTGCATGTGGTGGAACAATATTGTCGCGCAATTTCATACTGACCGCCGCACACTGCGTAAGCTTTGG ATATCAACGCCCTTGGTCCATTGACGTGAGGTACAACAGCACGTACTTAGAGGAAGGACCAATTGCTTCGGCCAAAGATGTCATACGGCATCCCCGCTTTAGCATGACCACAATTGCGAATGACATCGCCCTTGTGAAG TCAAATTACAAGCCCTAA